A window of Sulfuricella sp. contains these coding sequences:
- a CDS encoding RES family NAD+ phosphorylase — translation MTTDGIFDRLKLADTHGDLYRNIVSLRVSENLFDDLSDRPEDWQAAIDLEFQAKPATYISHTPVIHRPFEEAAWDEAIGFPFRRWTSSRFSDGSFGVWYGADSVETTIYETAHHWRHGLLDDAGFIEPGIRIERRVHLVRCDAALIDLRNAASKYPMLVDKENHTLTHQVGGRLHREGHPGLVTISARCEGFVYAILNSAVLTNPMPHCYLSYITTENGVDVERTPGQVLLSVEH, via the coding sequence GTGACGACTGACGGAATTTTCGATCGGTTGAAACTTGCAGATACGCACGGCGATCTCTATCGCAATATCGTGTCGCTTCGCGTATCAGAAAATCTGTTCGATGATTTGAGCGACAGGCCGGAAGACTGGCAGGCTGCTATCGATTTGGAGTTTCAAGCCAAGCCTGCCACCTACATTTCACACACCCCAGTCATACATCGCCCATTCGAGGAGGCTGCCTGGGATGAAGCAATCGGCTTCCCTTTCAGGCGGTGGACAAGTAGCCGGTTTTCCGACGGGTCGTTTGGTGTCTGGTACGGCGCGGATTCAGTCGAAACGACCATCTACGAAACTGCTCACCATTGGCGCCATGGATTACTGGATGATGCTGGATTCATCGAGCCAGGTATCCGCATTGAACGCCGTGTGCATCTTGTGCGTTGTGACGCGGCTCTTATCGATCTGCGCAATGCGGCAAGCAAGTACCCGATGCTTGTCGACAAGGAGAACCACACGCTAACACACCAAGTAGGCGGAAGACTGCACCGTGAAGGCCATCCCGGCCTTGTGACAATCTCAGCAAGGTGCGAGGGGTTTGTATATGCGATCCTGAACTCCGCTGTACTGACCAACCCCATGCCTCACTGTTATCTAAGCTATATCACCACAGAGAACGGCGTAGACGTGGAACGGACACCCGGGCAAGTGCTGTTGAGTGTGGAACATTGA
- a CDS encoding putative toxin-antitoxin system toxin component, PIN family produces MPRSKRIPRVVIDTNLVLSALVFAQGRLTPLHLAWQGAQCQPLLSSVTAAELIRVLAYPKFKLTTADQQELLADYLPYCTTVRMPLQPPATPDCRDKFDLPFLQLAIAGKADYLVTGDQDLLALAGQFVCPIITADQFMKTLNK; encoded by the coding sequence ATGCCGCGTTCAAAACGCATCCCTCGCGTAGTGATCGATACCAATTTGGTGTTGTCCGCGCTGGTATTTGCACAAGGGCGGCTAACGCCACTGCACCTGGCATGGCAAGGCGCGCAGTGTCAGCCGCTGTTATCGAGCGTTACAGCCGCAGAACTGATACGTGTGCTGGCCTATCCAAAATTCAAACTCACTACCGCAGACCAGCAAGAGCTGCTTGCCGACTACCTGCCCTACTGCACCACGGTGCGCATGCCCCTCCAGCCACCCGCAACGCCTGACTGCCGCGACAAGTTCGACTTGCCGTTTCTGCAACTCGCAATTGCCGGCAAGGCAGATTATCTGGTGACGGGCGATCAGGACTTGCTGGCCCTCGCCGGCCAGTTTGTCTGCCCCATCATTACCGCCGATCAATTCATGAAAACGCTCAATAAATGA
- a CDS encoding type II toxin-antitoxin system VapC family toxin, with amino-acid sequence MSQHYLLDTNILSELMRPQPDDNVLAWFECQPDAVFAVSVIARAEILLGIALLPSGRRRDELANAAERMFQEDFSGRSLPFDDRAADEYAALVAARTRSGHPISTEDAQIAAIALIHDQRLVTRNIKDFAGIAGLSIVNPWGAPSDNVNR; translated from the coding sequence GTGAGCCAGCATTACCTGCTGGATACCAATATCCTGTCGGAATTGATGCGCCCCCAACCAGATGACAATGTACTGGCCTGGTTTGAGTGCCAACCGGACGCGGTGTTTGCGGTGAGTGTCATTGCCCGGGCGGAAATTCTGCTGGGCATCGCCCTTCTGCCTTCTGGCAGGCGGCGTGATGAACTTGCCAATGCGGCGGAACGGATGTTTCAGGAAGATTTTTCCGGACGTAGTTTGCCATTTGATGACAGGGCGGCAGATGAATATGCCGCGCTCGTGGCTGCTCGCACCCGTTCAGGCCACCCCATCAGTACTGAAGATGCGCAGATTGCCGCGATTGCGTTAATTCATGATCAGCGTCTGGTAACGCGCAATATCAAGGATTTTGCCGGCATAGCCGGATTGAGCATAGTCAATCCCTGGGGCGCACCATCGGATAATGTGAACAGGTAA
- the parE gene encoding DNA topoisomerase IV subunit B encodes MSNSYSDASIRVLRGLEPVKQRPGMYTRTDNPLHILTEVVDNAADEALAGFAKVISVRLHADGSVSVSDDGRGIPVGIHPEEGVSTVEVVYTRLHAGGKFDKKAGGAYQFSGGLHGVGVSVTNALSQRLEVSVTREGGVHHIVFSGGDVVEPLTQIRTAPKRASGTSVRVWPDAQYFDSGDIPPAQLERVLKAKAVLLPGVRVVLAIEDKDGILKEEKEWLYQDGLSDYLKSQLADYLLDGLFWKLARYAPAGHESFAQGEGAEWVLAWTEEGPIVRESYVNLIHTPAGGTHESGLRDGVFNALKSFIDHHSLLPKGVKLTADDVFSRISFVLSTKMLDPQFQGQTKEKLSSRDALRLVASMVRDPLELWLNEHQEAAKRIADLAIKAAQVRQRAGQKIEKRKSSGVAVLPGKLADCQSDNLEERELFLVEGDSAGGSAKQGRNKDTQAILPLRGKVLNTWEHEADRIFANNEIHNIAVALGVDPHAPDDTPDLTGLRYARVIILADADVDGSHIQVLLLTLFYRHFPALVRTGRVCVAQPPLYRVDVPAQGKNKPARKFYCLDDGELEGTLDRLRADKVREGAWQVSRFKGLGEMNPVQLWETTLNPDARRLLTLRTDDFTGYVREVFNKLMAKSEAASRRAWMEEAGHLVEADE; translated from the coding sequence ATGAGTAATTCCTATTCCGATGCCTCCATCCGCGTGCTGCGCGGGCTGGAGCCGGTCAAGCAGCGGCCGGGCATGTACACGCGCACCGACAATCCGCTGCATATCCTGACCGAGGTGGTGGATAACGCCGCCGACGAGGCGCTGGCGGGGTTCGCCAAAGTGATCAGCGTGCGCCTGCATGCCGACGGTTCGGTTTCGGTTAGCGACGACGGGCGCGGCATCCCGGTCGGCATCCATCCCGAGGAGGGCGTGTCGACGGTCGAGGTGGTGTACACCCGCCTGCATGCGGGTGGCAAGTTCGACAAGAAGGCTGGCGGCGCCTACCAGTTTTCCGGCGGCCTGCATGGCGTCGGCGTGTCCGTGACCAATGCGTTGTCACAGCGCCTGGAAGTGTCGGTGACGCGCGAGGGCGGCGTGCACCATATCGTGTTTTCCGGCGGCGACGTGGTGGAGCCGCTGACGCAGATTCGCACCGCACCCAAGCGCGCTTCCGGAACTTCCGTGCGGGTGTGGCCGGATGCGCAGTATTTCGATAGCGGCGACATTCCGCCCGCCCAGCTCGAACGGGTATTGAAGGCCAAGGCGGTGCTGCTGCCGGGCGTGCGCGTGGTGCTGGCGATCGAGGACAAGGACGGCATTCTCAAGGAAGAGAAGGAATGGCTGTACCAGGACGGCCTGTCCGACTATCTCAAGTCGCAGCTGGCGGATTACCTGCTCGACGGCCTGTTCTGGAAGCTCGCCCGGTATGCGCCCGCCGGACATGAGTCCTTTGCCCAGGGCGAGGGCGCGGAATGGGTGCTGGCCTGGACCGAGGAAGGGCCGATCGTGCGCGAGTCCTACGTCAACCTGATCCACACGCCCGCTGGCGGCACGCATGAATCCGGCCTGCGCGACGGCGTGTTCAATGCGCTGAAGAGCTTCATCGACCACCACAGCCTCTTGCCCAAGGGCGTCAAGCTCACCGCGGACGACGTGTTCAGCCGCATTTCCTTCGTGCTCTCGACCAAGATGCTGGACCCGCAGTTCCAGGGCCAGACCAAGGAAAAGCTCTCGTCGCGCGACGCCCTGCGCCTGGTCGCCTCCATGGTGCGCGACCCGCTCGAACTGTGGCTCAACGAGCACCAGGAAGCGGCGAAAAGAATCGCCGATCTGGCCATCAAGGCCGCCCAGGTGCGCCAGCGCGCCGGGCAGAAGATCGAGAAGCGCAAGTCCTCCGGCGTGGCGGTGCTGCCGGGCAAGCTGGCCGACTGCCAGTCGGATAATCTGGAAGAGCGCGAGCTGTTCCTGGTCGAGGGCGATTCCGCCGGCGGCTCCGCCAAGCAGGGACGCAACAAGGATACCCAGGCCATCCTGCCCTTGCGCGGCAAGGTGCTGAACACCTGGGAGCACGAGGCCGACCGCATCTTCGCCAACAACGAGATCCACAACATCGCCGTGGCGCTCGGCGTCGATCCGCATGCGCCGGACGACACGCCGGACCTGACCGGCCTGCGCTACGCGAGGGTGATCATCCTGGCCGACGCGGACGTGGACGGCAGCCACATCCAGGTGCTGCTGCTGACCCTGTTCTACCGCCATTTCCCGGCGCTGGTGCGCACTGGCCGGGTGTGCGTGGCCCAGCCGCCGCTGTACCGCGTCGATGTCCCGGCGCAAGGCAAGAACAAGCCGGCGCGCAAGTTCTACTGCCTCGACGATGGCGAACTGGAAGGCACGCTCGACCGCCTGCGCGCCGACAAGGTGCGCGAGGGCGCGTGGCAGGTCTCGCGCTTCAAGGGCCTGGGCGAAATGAACCCGGTGCAGTTGTGGGAAACCACCCTCAACCCCGATGCGCGCCGCTTGCTGACCTTGCGAACGGACGATTTCACCGGCTACGTGCGCGAAGTGTTCAACAAGCTGATGGCCAAGTCCGAGGCAGCTTCGAGGCGGGCGTGGATGGAGGAGGCGGGGCATCTGGTAGAGGCGGACGAGTGA
- a CDS encoding HipA domain-containing protein, with protein MTRIAVYADWDGLATPRRLGFIHARRGAGGELFEFEYDIGALTDPQLNMIQLDPRIGLFAGPQYPEQGRTTFGMLADASPDRWGRMLMKRRLEREKRTGNAAQNARLFESDFLLGVHDSYRAGALRFKLNDQGPFLDNHDGMAAPPMVWLRELEHASRSLEQDEDNTAAHGNDWLRMLLAPGGSLGGARPKASVVDHEGQLWIAKFPSVRDTHDVGAWELVVNSLADACELRVASGTAAKYASLHHCFMVKRFDRTNTGNRLHFASAMTLTGHTDGEDASTGVSYLELAEVLITRGANTNADLRELWSRIVFNMLVSNTDDHLRNHGFILEPGRGWHLSDAYDMNPDKYGQGLKLNVNENDNALDLELARSVASYFRVSNNDANEIIENFQGIVSQWPIIASELGISQQEQEDIGVAFRLAAT; from the coding sequence ATGACCCGTATAGCCGTTTATGCTGACTGGGACGGCCTTGCAACCCCTCGACGCTTGGGTTTTATTCATGCTCGGCGTGGTGCCGGAGGGGAGCTTTTCGAGTTCGAATATGACATCGGGGCGCTGACTGATCCGCAACTGAATATGATTCAATTGGATCCGCGGATCGGCCTCTTTGCAGGCCCCCAGTATCCCGAACAAGGGCGGACAACTTTCGGGATGTTGGCAGACGCGAGTCCTGACCGTTGGGGACGCATGCTCATGAAACGACGGTTGGAACGCGAAAAGCGAACTGGCAATGCCGCCCAGAATGCCAGGCTATTCGAATCTGATTTTCTTCTCGGTGTGCACGACTCCTATCGCGCCGGAGCCCTGCGCTTTAAGCTTAATGACCAAGGCCCGTTTCTCGACAACCACGATGGTATGGCCGCGCCACCCATGGTCTGGTTGCGCGAACTGGAACATGCGAGCCGGTCTCTGGAACAGGACGAAGACAATACCGCCGCGCATGGCAACGATTGGTTGCGAATGCTGCTCGCACCCGGAGGCTCTCTCGGTGGAGCCCGCCCTAAGGCTAGTGTGGTTGACCATGAAGGGCAGCTTTGGATAGCCAAGTTCCCAAGCGTTCGCGATACGCATGACGTGGGCGCTTGGGAGCTAGTCGTAAATTCACTGGCAGACGCATGCGAGCTTCGGGTTGCTAGCGGAACAGCAGCTAAATATGCAAGCTTACACCACTGCTTCATGGTCAAACGCTTTGACCGCACAAACACCGGCAACCGGCTTCACTTCGCATCCGCCATGACCCTCACCGGTCATACCGATGGCGAAGATGCCTCTACCGGTGTCAGCTATCTGGAATTGGCAGAGGTTCTTATAACCCGGGGCGCAAACACCAACGCCGATCTACGCGAACTATGGAGCCGCATTGTCTTCAATATGCTGGTATCCAATACCGACGATCACTTACGCAACCACGGATTCATTCTAGAACCAGGACGGGGCTGGCATCTTTCCGATGCCTACGATATGAATCCGGATAAATACGGCCAAGGTCTCAAGTTGAACGTCAACGAAAACGACAATGCACTTGATCTTGAACTGGCGCGCTCAGTCGCGAGTTATTTCAGAGTATCAAATAATGATGCAAACGAAATTATTGAGAATTTCCAAGGGATAGTTAGCCAATGGCCGATAATTGCCAGTGAGTTGGGCATTTCTCAGCAAGAGCAGGAGGACATCGGCGTAGCCTTTAGACTCGCGGCAACATGA
- a CDS encoding alpha-D-glucose phosphate-specific phosphoglucomutase, producing the protein MNIRTVATTPFNDQKPGTSGLRKKVSAFQAAHYLENFVQAIFDTIAAPSGSTLVVGGDGRYYNREAIQVILKIAAANGFGKVLVGQGGILSTPAASCVIRKYRTFGGIILSASHNPGGPDGDFGIKYNTANGGPAPEKITDAIFARSKALENYRLADAPDVALDRPGSFSLGAMAVEVIDPVADYADLMESLFDFAAIRALLQGGFRICFDAMHAVTGPYAREIIEQRLGAPAGTVINGVPLPDFGQGHPDPNLTYAHELVEIMYGDHAPDFGAASDGDGDRNMILGKHFFVNPSDSLAVIAANAALAPGYAKGLAGVARSMPTSGAADRVAAKLGIPCYETPTGWKFFGNLMDAGKVTLCGEESFGTGSDHVREKDGLWAVLFWLNILAKRGLPVEDIVHQHWAEYGRNVYSRHDYEGLPSDAASELMAHLKSQFASLPGRKFGGYTVKLCDDFSYTDPIDGSVSTGQGLRVIFEDGSRIVFRLSGTGTEGATLRIYLEAFEPDAARQRMDAQEALSGLIAIAHELSGLKARTGRDQPTVIT; encoded by the coding sequence ATGAACATCCGCACTGTCGCCACCACCCCATTCAACGACCAGAAGCCGGGCACTTCTGGCCTGCGCAAGAAAGTGAGTGCTTTTCAGGCTGCGCATTATCTGGAAAACTTCGTCCAGGCCATTTTCGACACCATTGCCGCCCCCTCGGGCAGCACGCTGGTGGTCGGCGGCGACGGCCGCTACTACAACCGCGAAGCCATCCAGGTCATTCTGAAAATCGCCGCAGCCAACGGCTTCGGCAAGGTGCTGGTGGGGCAGGGCGGCATTCTATCCACCCCGGCGGCTTCCTGCGTGATCCGCAAATACCGGACTTTCGGCGGCATCATCCTCTCCGCCAGCCATAACCCGGGCGGCCCGGATGGCGATTTCGGCATCAAGTACAACACCGCCAACGGCGGCCCGGCGCCGGAGAAGATCACCGACGCGATTTTCGCGCGCAGCAAGGCGCTGGAAAACTACCGCCTGGCCGACGCGCCCGACGTGGCGCTGGACCGGCCGGGTAGCTTCAGCCTCGGCGCCATGGCGGTGGAAGTGATCGACCCGGTGGCGGACTACGCTGATTTGATGGAATCCCTGTTCGACTTCGCGGCCATCCGCGCCTTGCTGCAAGGCGGCTTCCGTATCTGTTTTGACGCCATGCACGCGGTGACCGGCCCCTATGCCAGGGAGATCATCGAGCAGCGCCTCGGCGCGCCTGCCGGCACGGTGATCAATGGCGTGCCGCTGCCGGATTTCGGCCAGGGCCACCCCGACCCCAACCTGACCTATGCGCACGAGCTGGTCGAGATCATGTACGGCGATCATGCGCCCGATTTCGGCGCCGCATCGGATGGCGACGGCGACCGCAACATGATTCTGGGCAAGCATTTTTTCGTTAACCCATCCGACAGCCTCGCCGTGATCGCCGCCAATGCGGCGCTGGCGCCGGGTTATGCGAAAGGCCTGGCGGGCGTGGCGCGCTCCATGCCGACCAGCGGGGCGGCCGACCGGGTGGCCGCGAAGCTCGGCATTCCCTGCTATGAAACGCCGACCGGCTGGAAATTTTTCGGCAACCTGATGGACGCGGGCAAGGTCACCCTGTGCGGCGAGGAAAGCTTCGGTACCGGCTCCGACCATGTGCGCGAGAAGGACGGCCTGTGGGCGGTGCTGTTCTGGCTCAACATCCTGGCGAAGCGCGGCCTGCCGGTGGAGGACATCGTGCACCAGCACTGGGCGGAGTATGGCCGCAACGTGTACTCGCGCCACGATTACGAAGGCCTGCCGTCGGATGCCGCTTCTGAGCTGATGGCGCACCTGAAAAGCCAGTTTGCCAGTTTGCCGGGCCGGAAATTCGGCGGCTATACGGTCAAGCTGTGCGACGATTTCAGCTATACCGATCCCATCGACGGCAGCGTGAGCACCGGCCAGGGGCTGCGCGTCATTTTCGAGGACGGCTCGCGCATCGTGTTCCGCCTTTCAGGCACCGGCACCGAGGGCGCCACGCTGCGCATCTACCTCGAAGCCTTCGAGCCGGACGCGGCCAGGCAGAGGATGGATGCGCAGGAGGCGTTGTCCGGCCTGATCGCCATCGCCCACGAATTGTCCGGGCTCAAGGCGCGCACCGGGCGCGACCAGCCGACGGTGATTACCTGA
- a CDS encoding AbrB/MazE/SpoVT family DNA-binding domain-containing protein, which translates to MLAKMTSKNQLTLPKSITAAVGPAEYFDVEACNGQIVLTPVRIQRGDAVRAKLAELNLNEQDIADAVDWARQSSESKKPAN; encoded by the coding sequence ATGCTCGCTAAAATGACCTCCAAGAACCAACTTACTCTGCCCAAGAGCATTACCGCTGCGGTTGGCCCTGCGGAATATTTCGATGTGGAAGCCTGCAATGGGCAGATTGTGCTCACCCCGGTGCGCATACAGCGTGGCGACGCCGTGCGTGCCAAACTCGCCGAGCTGAACTTGAACGAACAGGATATCGCCGATGCGGTTGACTGGGCACGTCAATCGTCTGAATCTAAAAAGCCCGCAAACTAA
- a CDS encoding plasmid stabilization protein, translating to MASITIRNLDDRLKTSLRQQAARHGWSMEEEVRQILRRVVMPAQEEGSFAQRIHQRFAELGVDELPIPERQATRQPPQWNDS from the coding sequence ATGGCCAGCATTACGATCCGAAATCTCGATGACAGGCTCAAAACCAGTCTGCGCCAGCAGGCGGCGCGTCATGGCTGGTCGATGGAAGAAGAGGTCCGCCAGATCCTGCGCAGAGTAGTCATGCCTGCACAGGAGGAGGGCAGCTTTGCTCAGCGCATACATCAAAGGTTTGCAGAGCTTGGTGTCGATGAACTGCCGATTCCCGAACGCCAAGCCACACGACAGCCACCACAGTGGAATGATTCGTGA
- a CDS encoding MbcA/ParS/Xre antitoxin family protein: MTNAQTTEVSGTPDRGAIAQMLMQLFEHWALSTEAQLDLLGLARDNRGALSRYRKGAPIATSRDATERAGHLLAIHKNLRLLFPHNRDLAYKWMSTRNKAFEGASPVEVIGTFGFAGLLMVRSYLDRMRGQ; encoded by the coding sequence ATGACAAACGCGCAAACAACAGAAGTATCTGGCACCCCGGACCGTGGCGCAATCGCGCAAATGCTGATGCAGCTCTTTGAGCATTGGGCGCTCAGCACAGAAGCGCAGTTGGACTTGCTGGGGCTGGCTCGCGATAATCGCGGGGCGTTGTCTCGGTATCGCAAAGGCGCGCCTATAGCAACAAGCCGCGACGCTACCGAGCGCGCCGGACATCTTCTGGCAATCCACAAAAACCTGCGCTTACTGTTCCCGCATAACCGGGATTTGGCGTACAAGTGGATGAGCACCCGGAACAAGGCTTTCGAGGGTGCATCCCCCGTCGAGGTAATCGGCACGTTCGGCTTCGCCGGGTTGCTCATGGTGCGCAGCTATCTGGACAGGATGCGCGGACAGTGA